One Falsihalocynthiibacter arcticus DNA segment encodes these proteins:
- a CDS encoding LysE family translocator: MSRLMCNILRMDIENIKPLMVFAFVMSVTPGPNNLMLMASGANFGLLRTVPHMLGVGFGFVFMAVLLGMGLMQVFDVFPEMLTVFKVLAAVYMAYLAYKIATARPPKEQAAKGHPMRFYQAVLFQWVNPKAIGMAISAMSLYAADQTLASVLLVGLIFGCVNLPSVSLWAIMGVQMQKVLTNPSRMRVFNGIMAFLLLLSVIPVLRANL; the protein is encoded by the coding sequence ATGTCTCGTCTGATGTGCAATATCTTGCGAATGGATATAGAAAACATCAAACCCCTCATGGTCTTTGCCTTCGTTATGTCGGTGACACCGGGGCCGAATAACCTGATGCTGATGGCGTCTGGCGCGAATTTTGGCCTCTTGCGCACGGTGCCTCATATGCTTGGCGTTGGGTTTGGCTTTGTCTTCATGGCGGTTCTTCTGGGCATGGGACTTATGCAGGTCTTTGACGTTTTTCCCGAAATGTTGACAGTTTTTAAAGTTTTGGCAGCCGTCTATATGGCCTATTTGGCTTATAAAATTGCAACGGCCCGCCCCCCAAAGGAGCAGGCGGCAAAGGGCCACCCGATGCGTTTTTACCAAGCGGTTTTGTTTCAATGGGTGAACCCGAAGGCCATCGGCATGGCGATCTCTGCGATGTCGCTTTATGCGGCGGACCAGACTTTGGCATCTGTTCTATTAGTAGGCCTTATATTTGGCTGCGTAAATCTGCCGTCCGTCAGCCTTTGGGCGATTATGGGCGTGCAAATGCAAAAAGTTTTAACCAACCCAAGCCGCATGCGCGTGTTCAACGGCATCATGGCGTTCTTGCTTTTGTTATCGGTCATTCCGGTTTTGAGGGCCAACTTATAA
- a CDS encoding DMT family transporter, which produces MSQDRPLLGILLIIGFCILAPLGDAMAKLLGGSNGVIELVAYRFIIQSLIVVPIVLFARTDMRASPRVLGFTFLRTSLHIASTIMLFIALRYIPLAETLAIVFIMPIIMMFLGWFFLNETVGPRRILAAGVAFFGTMLVIQPSFALVGMTALLPIGVAFAFAVFMIITRVISREVDPMALQAFNGIVGVALVVPLWFVGAHFGWTDFQITTYVNNQWGIIILMGGIGTVAHLLMTWSLRFAPSSTLAPMQYLEIPIATVYGFLLFNDLPNGVAALGITIVISSGLYIIYRESRLASALQAAE; this is translated from the coding sequence ATGTCTCAAGATCGTCCCCTCCTTGGAATCCTCCTCATCATCGGCTTTTGCATTCTTGCGCCGTTGGGCGACGCTATGGCAAAACTGCTGGGTGGATCGAATGGCGTCATTGAGCTTGTGGCCTATCGCTTTATTATCCAAAGCCTGATTGTTGTGCCCATTGTCCTGTTTGCGCGGACGGATATGAGGGCCTCACCCCGCGTATTGGGCTTTACGTTCCTGCGTACCTCTCTGCACATTGCGTCTACCATCATGCTCTTTATTGCCCTGCGGTATATCCCTTTGGCGGAAACACTGGCGATTGTTTTTATCATGCCGATTATCATGATGTTTCTAGGCTGGTTCTTTCTTAACGAAACCGTTGGGCCGCGGCGGATTTTGGCGGCAGGCGTTGCTTTCTTTGGCACGATGTTAGTGATCCAACCCAGCTTTGCGCTTGTGGGGATGACCGCGCTCCTGCCCATTGGGGTGGCCTTTGCCTTTGCCGTTTTCATGATTATTACCCGCGTCATTTCCCGCGAGGTCGATCCGATGGCGCTTCAGGCGTTCAATGGCATCGTGGGAGTCGCGCTTGTTGTGCCGCTTTGGTTTGTGGGCGCGCATTTCGGCTGGACGGATTTTCAAATCACCACCTATGTGAACAACCAATGGGGCATCATTATTCTAATGGGGGGCATTGGTACCGTTGCGCATCTTTTGATGACGTGGTCGTTGCGGTTTGCGCCTTCCTCAACCCTTGCTCCCATGCAATATCTCGAAATTCCAATCGCAACGGTTTACGGTTTCTTACTGTTCAACGATCTCCCGAACGGGGTCGCGGCACTGGGAATTACGATCGTCATCTCCAGCGGGCTTTACATTATCTACCGAGAGAGCCGCCTCGCGTCCGCGCTTCAAGCCGCAGAATAA
- the hflK gene encoding FtsH protease activity modulator HflK: MAGNNGGPWGGGGGDDGGDKDNRPNNGGGRKPGQDGPQLPELEELVKKGQEQLRVLMGGRGGGGRSNGGSGGGEGQGPALNGTTIAIGGLVALGLWAFASFYTVKPEEQSVELFLGKYYSTGEPGLNFAPWPFVTKEILTVSREQIVEIGSGARDGLMLTGDENIVDIDFQVVWNINDPAKYLFNLRDPEATILAVSESAMREVIAQSNLSPILNRDRGLIADTVKALVQDTLNSYDAGINVVRVNFKKADPPQEVIEAFRDVQAASQERDKLEKQADAYANKALAGARGEAAQVLEESEAYRAQVVNQAEGEASRFLSILAEFRKAPEVTRKRLYLETMERVLGRVDKVIIDGDSGGQGVVPYLPLNELRKSGGTE, translated from the coding sequence ATGGCGGGAAATAATGGCGGCCCTTGGGGTGGCGGAGGCGGCGACGATGGTGGCGATAAAGATAATCGTCCCAATAACGGCGGTGGACGTAAACCCGGACAAGACGGACCCCAACTCCCCGAACTTGAGGAATTGGTAAAAAAGGGGCAAGAACAGCTTCGCGTTTTGATGGGCGGTCGCGGCGGCGGTGGTCGCAGCAATGGCGGTTCTGGTGGCGGCGAAGGTCAGGGACCTGCCCTCAACGGCACAACGATTGCAATTGGTGGCCTTGTGGCGCTGGGCCTTTGGGCTTTTGCTTCGTTTTACACCGTCAAACCAGAAGAGCAGTCTGTAGAATTGTTCCTTGGGAAGTATTATTCAACCGGCGAGCCAGGCCTGAATTTTGCGCCATGGCCTTTTGTGACCAAAGAAATTCTAACCGTTTCGCGCGAGCAAATCGTGGAAATCGGGAGCGGAGCGCGCGACGGGTTGATGCTCACGGGCGACGAAAATATCGTCGATATCGACTTCCAAGTGGTTTGGAATATCAATGATCCGGCAAAATATCTGTTCAACTTGCGCGACCCCGAAGCGACCATTCTTGCGGTATCTGAATCGGCGATGCGCGAAGTTATTGCCCAATCCAACTTGTCACCGATTCTGAATCGGGATCGCGGGTTGATTGCCGATACTGTGAAAGCATTGGTTCAAGACACTTTGAATTCATACGATGCGGGCATCAATGTCGTGCGGGTGAACTTCAAAAAAGCCGATCCTCCCCAAGAGGTTATCGAAGCTTTCCGCGATGTGCAGGCAGCCTCGCAAGAGCGTGATAAGCTTGAGAAACAAGCGGATGCTTATGCCAATAAAGCTTTGGCGGGCGCACGCGGGGAAGCGGCACAGGTTCTTGAAGAATCCGAGGCTTACCGTGCTCAAGTTGTCAACCAAGCCGAGGGTGAAGCTAGCCGGTTCCTATCGATTTTGGCTGAATTCCGCAAAGCCCCAGAAGTGACGCGCAAACGTCTTTATCTTGAGACAATGGAGCGTGTTTTGGGCCGTGTAGACAAAGTGATTATCGACGGCGACTCAGGGGGGCAGGGTGTTGTGCCTTATCTTCCGCTCAACGAGTTGCGTAAATCCGGAGGGACAGAATAA
- a CDS encoding DegQ family serine endoprotease has protein sequence MVRAALFATLALVLFLAQSMVAFARGAPESFADLAESISPSVVNITTSTTIARATQPGPVVPEGSPFEDYFRDFLDRREGGGDQPQRSQALGSGFVISEDGFIVTNNHVIDGADEIMIEFFTGEEYPARLIGRDPNTDIALLKVESDTPLPFVVFGDSDNARVGDWVMAVGNPLGQGFSVSAGIISARNRALSGSYDDYIQTDAAINRGNSGGPLFNMDGDVVGVNTAILSPNGGSIGIGFSMSSAVVSKVVNQLQEFGETRRGWLGVRIQDIDSDVAEALGLPDATGALVTDVPEGPSADAGVKAGDVITSFDGVEVEDTRALVRRVGETEVGKAVDMEVFREGEAKTLTITLGRRETAEGNGDTVVPSPEAQDPVEMEILGVTLTELTDEVREALELPNSVNGLLVKGIDETSEAFEKGLRAGDVISEAGQQAVNSLQDLEDQIEDAKDAGRKSLLLLVRRDGEPRYMAVNLS, from the coding sequence ATGGTGAGGGCGGCCTTGTTCGCAACATTGGCATTGGTTCTGTTTCTCGCACAGAGCATGGTCGCGTTCGCACGCGGTGCGCCCGAAAGTTTTGCGGATCTCGCAGAATCCATTAGCCCGTCCGTGGTGAACATAACAACCTCAACGACCATTGCACGCGCCACTCAACCGGGTCCTGTCGTGCCGGAAGGCTCCCCGTTTGAGGACTACTTTCGCGACTTTTTGGATCGTCGTGAAGGGGGCGGGGATCAACCTCAGCGCAGCCAAGCTTTGGGATCGGGTTTTGTGATTTCCGAGGATGGTTTTATCGTCACGAACAATCACGTGATTGACGGGGCGGACGAAATCATGATCGAATTTTTCACGGGTGAGGAATATCCCGCCCGTTTGATTGGCCGTGATCCCAATACGGACATTGCGCTTCTGAAAGTTGAGAGTGACACACCATTACCATTTGTGGTTTTTGGTGACAGTGACAATGCACGTGTCGGCGACTGGGTCATGGCCGTTGGCAATCCGTTGGGACAGGGTTTTTCGGTTTCCGCAGGGATTATTTCAGCGCGCAACCGGGCGCTTTCTGGTAGCTATGACGATTATATCCAGACCGACGCGGCGATTAACCGTGGCAACTCTGGTGGTCCCTTGTTCAATATGGACGGCGATGTTGTGGGCGTGAATACGGCCATTCTGTCGCCCAATGGCGGCTCCATCGGGATTGGTTTTTCGATGTCATCGGCGGTTGTCAGCAAAGTTGTAAATCAGTTGCAAGAGTTCGGTGAAACCCGTCGTGGATGGCTGGGTGTGCGCATTCAGGATATCGATTCGGATGTGGCCGAGGCGCTTGGACTTCCTGACGCGACGGGTGCTTTGGTGACGGATGTTCCTGAGGGTCCTTCGGCTGATGCAGGTGTCAAAGCTGGAGACGTGATTACATCTTTCGATGGAGTCGAGGTTGAGGATACCCGTGCATTGGTGCGCCGCGTTGGAGAAACGGAAGTTGGTAAAGCGGTTGATATGGAAGTGTTCCGTGAGGGTGAAGCAAAGACGCTCACGATCACTTTGGGACGTCGCGAAACTGCAGAAGGAAATGGCGATACTGTCGTGCCGTCCCCTGAGGCTCAAGATCCCGTTGAGATGGAAATTCTTGGCGTTACTTTGACTGAGCTTACGGATGAGGTGCGCGAGGCACTTGAATTGCCAAACAGCGTCAATGGTTTGCTCGTGAAAGGCATCGACGAAACCAGTGAAGCCTTTGAAAAAGGTTTGCGGGCGGGGGATGTGATCTCGGAGGCAGGCCAGCAAGCCGTGAATTCGCTTCAAGACCTTGAAGACCAAATTGAAGATGCCAAAGATGCAGGGCGCAAATCCTTGCTTCTTCTTGTGCGTCGTGACGGTGAGCCGCGCTATATGGCGGTGAACTTGTCATAA
- a CDS encoding thiamine diphosphokinase, with product MFPPIVSKSTPITLLGGGEVTLDTLSEALTLAPTLVACDGGVKFALENNTQPVAVIGDMDSIDAGSRAEIGADRLFEVAEQDTTDFEKALLRCEAPLMLGVGFTGARLDHELAAFSALAKHDSKVVILIGGEDVVFRAPKTLRLDLSIGTRFSLFPMGNLRGTSEGLRWPIDGVEFAPHGRIGTSNEVSGPVILTFDAPHMLVILPREALRSVMDALYSAA from the coding sequence ATGTTTCCCCCTATTGTTTCCAAATCGACTCCCATCACTCTTCTTGGTGGAGGGGAGGTTACGCTGGATACCCTTTCAGAAGCCCTAACCCTTGCACCTACGTTAGTAGCATGTGACGGGGGCGTGAAATTCGCGTTAGAAAACAACACACAACCCGTGGCCGTTATTGGAGATATGGATTCAATAGACGCGGGTTCAAGGGCTGAAATCGGGGCAGATCGGCTGTTTGAAGTGGCCGAACAAGACACGACGGACTTTGAAAAAGCGCTTTTGCGATGCGAGGCCCCGTTGATGTTGGGGGTTGGGTTTACAGGCGCGCGGTTGGATCATGAGCTCGCGGCATTCAGTGCTTTGGCCAAGCATGATTCGAAAGTTGTAATCCTGATTGGCGGCGAGGATGTGGTTTTTCGTGCTCCCAAAACGTTGCGTCTCGACCTTTCTATTGGCACGCGATTTTCGCTTTTTCCCATGGGGAACCTGCGCGGTACATCCGAGGGGCTTCGGTGGCCGATTGATGGGGTGGAGTTTGCGCCGCATGGGCGGATTGGTACATCAAACGAGGTTTCTGGCCCTGTGATCCTCACGTTTGATGCCCCGCATATGTTGGTAATCTTGCCGCGCGAAGCCCTACGTTCCGTGATGGACGCGCTTTATTCTGCGGCTTGA
- the hflC gene encoding protease modulator HflC, which produces MKKTAYILPVAVAALALAYLSIFIVDEKEKALVLQFGQVKAIKEEPGLAFKIPFIQEVVYYDDRILSRDVEALEVTPLDDRRLIVDAFARYRITDVERFRRAVGAGGERAGEARLDSILVSIIREVLGGVTSNDILSADRIALMSEIRAGAVFEAQTLGLEVVDVRLKRTDLPQANQGATFDRMRAEREREATDERARGNEAAQRVRALADRTVVELVSDAKRQSEIIRGEADAKRNGIFATAYGSDQDFFEFYRSLTAYERAFQAGNSSMVLSPDSEFFKFMRSSTGEVPAK; this is translated from the coding sequence ATGAAAAAGACAGCATATATTCTGCCCGTTGCCGTGGCGGCGCTCGCTCTTGCCTATCTTTCGATTTTCATCGTGGACGAAAAAGAAAAGGCCTTGGTCCTTCAGTTTGGTCAGGTGAAAGCCATCAAGGAAGAGCCGGGTCTCGCGTTTAAAATTCCGTTTATTCAAGAGGTTGTCTACTATGATGACCGTATCTTGAGCCGGGATGTTGAAGCCTTGGAAGTCACGCCGCTAGATGATCGCCGGTTGATCGTTGACGCCTTTGCGCGGTATCGGATCACAGACGTGGAACGGTTCCGTCGGGCCGTCGGTGCGGGTGGTGAACGGGCTGGTGAAGCGCGTTTGGATTCAATCCTCGTTTCAATAATTCGCGAAGTCTTGGGGGGCGTAACGTCTAACGATATTCTCTCTGCGGATCGGATTGCGTTAATGTCGGAAATTCGTGCTGGCGCCGTTTTCGAAGCTCAAACCTTGGGTCTTGAAGTGGTTGATGTACGTTTGAAACGCACAGATTTACCGCAAGCAAACCAAGGGGCAACTTTTGATCGGATGCGCGCAGAACGCGAGCGGGAAGCCACCGACGAGCGTGCGCGCGGGAATGAGGCGGCACAACGTGTGCGGGCTCTCGCAGATCGTACCGTGGTTGAATTGGTTTCGGATGCGAAACGCCAGTCCGAGATTATTCGCGGTGAAGCCGATGCCAAACGCAACGGAATTTTTGCGACGGCCTATGGGTCGGATCAAGATTTCTTTGAATTCTATCGCTCGCTAACGGCGTATGAACGTGCGTTCCAGGCGGGAAATTCTTCGATGGTGTTGTCACCTGACAGTGAGTTTTTCAAATTCATGCGGTCGTCTACCGGTGAAGTCCCCGCGAAATAG
- a CDS encoding Lrp/AsnC family transcriptional regulator, which translates to MIDSSPINQKILRELSINGRISNLDLAQKVGLSPSACLRRVQDLERRGVITGYRATIDQTAIGAGFTAYIGVGLNDHSKTSQEAFERSISKVDEVRECHNVTGTIEYLLRVETKDLASYKVLHTEKLGTLPQVHSITTYVVIGSPKDDRA; encoded by the coding sequence ATGATAGATTCTAGCCCCATTAACCAAAAGATATTGCGCGAACTTTCTATAAATGGTCGGATCAGCAATCTTGACCTCGCACAGAAAGTCGGCCTTTCGCCCAGCGCCTGCTTGCGACGCGTCCAAGACCTTGAACGGCGGGGCGTCATTACGGGCTATCGGGCCACCATTGATCAAACGGCCATTGGCGCGGGGTTCACGGCCTATATTGGCGTCGGCCTCAATGATCATTCCAAGACCAGTCAGGAAGCCTTTGAGCGCTCGATTTCGAAGGTCGACGAAGTGCGGGAATGTCACAATGTGACCGGAACGATTGAATACCTCCTGCGGGTCGAAACCAAAGATCTGGCGAGTTATAAAGTGCTCCACACCGAGAAATTGGGCACCCTACCGCAGGTGCATTCGATCACAACTTATGTAGTGATTGGTTCGCCCAAGGATGACCGCGCCTAG
- a CDS encoding L-serine ammonia-lyase, producing MFLSVFDMFKIGIGPSSSHTMGPMVAAAHFLERLKGSPFKAHGLRASLHGSLAFTGVGHATDRATILGLAGFTPEAYDAVKAEEILAQIHATKTITNEGLLPLAFDPTTDLKFDYDTVLSGHANGMILMATDAQGDVILRDVYYSVGGGFVMTEAELAAGKNTDPGEPIPFPFQTAVEMLDMCRASGKSIADLKRANEHARKTSADLDKDILRLWDVMNDCITRGLATDGILPGGLSVRRRAKAIHESLLAERGLNLSAPHTINDWMSCFAMAVNEENAAGGQVVTAPTNGASGVLPATLRYWLDFVPNASPSQIPDFLLTAAAIGGLVKHNASISGAECGCQAEVGSAAAMAAAGLAAAMGGTPEQVENAAEIALEHHLGMTCDPIRGLVQVPCIERNGLGAIKAVSAASLALRGDGHHLVPLDSVIETMRQTGEDMHEKYKETSLGGLAVNVPNC from the coding sequence ATGTTTCTCTCCGTTTTCGACATGTTTAAAATCGGTATCGGCCCTAGCTCAAGCCATACAATGGGGCCCATGGTCGCCGCCGCGCATTTCCTTGAGCGTCTCAAAGGGTCGCCCTTCAAGGCTCATGGTTTACGCGCCTCCCTGCACGGTTCGCTCGCCTTCACCGGAGTAGGCCACGCCACTGATCGCGCCACCATTCTCGGCCTCGCGGGTTTCACACCTGAGGCCTATGACGCGGTAAAAGCCGAGGAAATCTTGGCGCAAATTCACGCGACTAAAACGATTACAAACGAGGGTCTCCTGCCGCTTGCTTTTGATCCAACAACTGACCTCAAATTCGACTACGACACTGTGCTTTCGGGCCATGCGAACGGCATGATCCTGATGGCCACTGACGCCCAAGGCGACGTCATTCTGCGCGATGTTTACTACTCCGTCGGCGGCGGCTTTGTGATGACCGAGGCCGAACTTGCAGCGGGCAAAAACACCGATCCGGGCGAACCGATCCCCTTCCCGTTCCAAACGGCCGTCGAGATGCTTGATATGTGCCGCGCTTCGGGTAAATCCATTGCCGACCTAAAACGCGCCAATGAACACGCGCGCAAAACCTCGGCGGATTTGGACAAAGACATCCTGCGCCTTTGGGACGTCATGAACGATTGCATCACCCGTGGCCTCGCCACCGATGGCATCCTCCCCGGTGGCTTGTCGGTACGACGACGCGCAAAAGCGATCCACGAAAGCTTGCTGGCGGAGCGCGGCCTCAACCTAAGTGCGCCGCATACCATCAACGACTGGATGAGTTGCTTTGCGATGGCAGTAAATGAGGAAAACGCCGCCGGTGGCCAAGTCGTGACCGCCCCGACCAACGGCGCGTCGGGCGTGCTTCCCGCAACATTGCGCTACTGGCTCGATTTTGTCCCCAACGCCTCGCCCTCACAGATTCCCGACTTCCTCCTGACGGCGGCGGCTATTGGCGGGCTGGTCAAACATAACGCCTCGATTTCGGGTGCGGAATGCGGATGTCAGGCCGAGGTTGGTTCGGCGGCAGCGATGGCGGCGGCGGGCCTTGCTGCAGCTATGGGGGGTACACCCGAGCAAGTCGAAAATGCCGCGGAAATTGCGCTGGAGCATCATTTGGGCATGACCTGCGATCCGATCAGGGGTCTTGTTCAAGTGCCGTGTATCGAGCGCAACGGGCTGGGCGCGATCAAAGCGGTGTCGGCGGCTTCTCTGGCCCTTCGTGGCGACGGGCACCATCTTGTTCCGCTTGATTCCGTTATCGAAACCATGCGTCAAACAGGCGAGGATATGCACGAGAAGTATAAAGAAACCTCGCTTGGTGGCCTCGCGGTGAACGTGCCCAACTGTTGA
- the gor gene encoding glutathione-disulfide reductase, producing MKFDFDLFVIGGGSGGVRAARLASTEGGARVGLAEEYRLGGTCVIRGCVPKKLMVYASEYKDLMVDAAHYGWDVSVGDFDWHTFHPHLTRELNRLEGIYGSILDNNNVQRFNARAELVDAHTVKLSTGEQFTAKHILVAVGGRPFTPKFSGSEHTITSNEIFLWDDLPKSVLIVGGGFIACEFACILKGMGVEVTQYYRGEQILRGFDREATDVIASEMITKGIDLQLGENVESILKTDTGLQVTSTCGQVVEFDQVIYATGRVPNTTGMGLEAAGVTLGGKGEILVDDYSQSNIPSIFAVGDVTDRINLTPVAIREGAAFVDTVFHGNPTKPDHDLVASAVFTQPEFGTVGMTEDEAAKTGAVEVYTTSFRPMQTLFAGRQNKAFMKLIVSVETRVVLGCHIVGPSAGEMIQMVGIAVKMGATKEDFDRTCAVHPVMAEELVTMKTPTRVVPAASKVAMP from the coding sequence ATGAAATTCGACTTTGATCTATTCGTCATCGGTGGCGGAAGCGGAGGCGTGCGCGCCGCGAGACTTGCATCGACCGAGGGTGGCGCCCGCGTTGGTTTGGCCGAAGAATACCGTCTGGGGGGCACCTGTGTGATCCGCGGATGCGTGCCGAAAAAACTGATGGTTTACGCGAGTGAATACAAAGATCTTATGGTCGACGCCGCCCACTATGGTTGGGACGTTTCGGTTGGCGATTTCGATTGGCACACGTTTCATCCCCATTTGACACGCGAGTTGAATCGCCTTGAAGGCATTTACGGCTCGATTTTGGACAACAATAACGTTCAGCGTTTCAATGCCCGCGCCGAACTTGTGGATGCGCATACGGTGAAATTATCGACGGGCGAACAATTTACCGCCAAGCATATTCTGGTGGCTGTTGGGGGCCGTCCCTTTACGCCCAAATTCTCTGGGTCCGAGCACACGATCACTTCGAATGAAATCTTCCTGTGGGACGATTTACCGAAGTCGGTTTTGATTGTTGGCGGTGGGTTTATTGCCTGCGAGTTTGCCTGCATCCTTAAGGGGATGGGCGTCGAAGTCACACAATATTATCGTGGTGAGCAAATCCTGCGCGGCTTTGATCGTGAGGCGACTGATGTGATCGCCAGCGAGATGATCACCAAGGGGATCGACCTACAACTGGGCGAGAATGTGGAAAGTATTCTTAAAACAGATACGGGGCTTCAGGTGACGTCTACTTGTGGTCAAGTGGTTGAATTTGATCAAGTTATCTACGCTACAGGGCGGGTGCCCAATACAACGGGTATGGGCCTTGAGGCGGCAGGCGTTACGCTCGGCGGCAAGGGGGAAATCCTTGTTGATGACTATTCGCAATCCAACATTCCATCGATCTTTGCCGTGGGCGATGTGACCGACCGCATCAATCTTACCCCCGTCGCCATCCGCGAAGGCGCGGCGTTTGTGGATACGGTTTTCCATGGCAATCCAACCAAGCCTGACCACGATTTGGTGGCTTCGGCCGTCTTTACCCAGCCGGAGTTTGGTACCGTTGGCATGACCGAAGATGAGGCCGCGAAAACCGGCGCGGTTGAAGTCTACACCACGAGTTTCCGCCCCATGCAGACGCTTTTTGCGGGGCGTCAGAACAAAGCCTTTATGAAATTAATAGTTTCCGTTGAGACCCGCGTTGTTTTGGGCTGTCACATTGTGGGCCCGAGCGCGGGCGAAATGATCCAAATGGTCGGAATTGCAGTAAAAATGGGTGCGACGAAGGAAGATTTTGATCGCACATGTGCGGTGCATCCTGTCATGGCCGAAGAATTGGTGACAATGAAAACGCCAACACGCGTTGTTCCTGCCGCCTCTAAGGTGGCAATGCCTTGA
- the rpiA gene encoding ribose-5-phosphate isomerase RpiA, with protein sequence MSGELSPIDKAKFVAAKRAVEYVEDGMRVGMGTGSTAAWMVRCLGEMVREEGLNITAVPTSTRTAELARSVGIKVVSLDEAKWLDVTIDGADEYDGNLNLIKGGGGALLQEKIVATASDQMVVIADISKQVETLGAFPLPVEVIPFGWQTSKALIEETLIGLDVLGRTTSLRMNGDAAFLTDEGNYILDLHLHRIGNARQMSLVLNQIPGVVENGLFVDICDVVVIGYGDGKVEVRDINNGTVEESRLDFVESDNLFADLED encoded by the coding sequence ATGTCTGGAGAACTTTCCCCCATCGATAAGGCCAAATTCGTCGCCGCCAAACGGGCCGTCGAATATGTCGAGGACGGGATGCGCGTTGGCATGGGCACGGGCTCAACTGCGGCGTGGATGGTGCGGTGTTTGGGCGAGATGGTGCGTGAGGAGGGGCTGAATATTACGGCCGTTCCCACATCGACTCGCACCGCTGAATTGGCCCGCAGCGTGGGCATCAAAGTTGTGTCCTTGGACGAGGCCAAATGGCTGGACGTTACGATCGACGGCGCGGATGAATATGACGGTAACCTCAATTTGATCAAAGGCGGCGGTGGCGCTTTGTTGCAAGAAAAGATTGTGGCCACCGCGAGCGATCAGATGGTCGTTATTGCGGATATTTCCAAGCAAGTTGAGACCCTTGGCGCGTTTCCTTTGCCCGTTGAAGTGATCCCCTTTGGCTGGCAAACCAGCAAGGCGTTGATCGAAGAGACCCTTATTGGCCTTGATGTTTTGGGGCGCACGACCAGCCTTCGGATGAATGGCGATGCGGCCTTTTTGACCGATGAGGGGAACTATATTCTGGACCTCCATTTGCACCGGATCGGCAATGCACGCCAGATGAGCCTGGTGCTCAATCAGATCCCAGGTGTTGTGGAAAACGGGCTGTTTGTTGATATTTGTGACGTAGTTGTGATCGGCTATGGGGATGGAAAAGTCGAAGTGCGCGATATAAATAATGGAACAGTTGAGGAGTCCCGTCTTGATTTCGTCGAGAGTGACAACCTTTTTGCGGATCTAGAGGACTAA